A portion of the Naumovozyma castellii chromosome 2, complete genome genome contains these proteins:
- the NAB6 gene encoding Nab6p (ancestral locus Anc_8.844) has protein sequence MVGPHSRRNSGYQAFQLQQQQQQSQQYMQYNGQRQRKPSYGPLGPGTNSMLFYQGEQARSQYFPTQQPYYQTSPLPNVPPTPFDTAYGATLLPSHLLMGSPFVATPTTGHSQSAIFQQPYMMTPNRASFSQIPSMLNVGNPPSARRQGNQNDPNRRRSSYRSKVPETDPKTLFLQPFRMSYKILPSGDDAYRTRSLLFENVVNSIELHTFMTEFVRFSPIESVYLINHHDSDKPDDDTECRSILLSFLTREVCLTFYNNVLQRLKEFKAKLKSENLRLSFVSIKYQDENEEEETNIVDEPSFYTKESVYFELSNPQATRSILIQFKNPCSEQELFDKKLKFLNQENNSRYILESIDLVNVTQTENEFPKHYAILTFINILMAMEICDYLKIHGPRYGIQDCMFVQVIPKAVSCVSSKRASIISKDNDNNDETLSSQQKKNDILKNSSIISLPSAENDQVSDEEKLDKLSEKLKSTNIEELILIVDTATYPRPSFLSHDEHLPNATLSLSSSSNPFEQQLPYSYEEDDDQRTNVRSGSLPANPQFPNMPNLPKGYISPNPNMNYNTPLMYPNGYFVNDPAFSMNNNYNNNTNYRNPISKTLEQHATTTSQVVNSLGADAGNRTIYIGNINSRSKVEDICNVVRGGILQNVKYIEHKHICFITFIEASAAIHFYANSFIDPIVLHNHTLKIGWGNYVEPLPKAVALAVTVGASRNVYVSLPEFAFKDKFINDPEYQEYHQKYKLPQADQLRIDFSKYGGIEQINYLKDSHCCWVNFLNISAAIRLVEDAHNPVESKFSEKFNNRYDGLIINYGKDRCGNVNKSLMSNKNSRFYKKVKSISNNVKLKELEEKRKADTERLNSLRKTSSSDGQLSKLDAFGIGIDTVSNNEEDGNIEKGNTLSKIDTDVNGFNALGFKIEPKHDMMNETMDNNTEGNNTLENISSDESSNIELMISSPKESVQKGDVITNQKPHSNNHHNFKRNSSSNRQRYKETDTQNTHRNNNNSNATFAPNKEFGFGISPNVDEHQKNNKKHNTNDKEARVIPGSDVMAQYLAQLQHSTFMYAANILGASAEDGSYYDESNA, from the coding sequence ATGGTAGGACCacattcaagaagaaatagtgGCTACCAAGCATTTCAACtgcagcagcagcagcaacaatCTCAGCAATATATGCAATATAATGGACAGCGACAAAGAAAGCCTTCATATGGCCCCTTAGGTCCAGGAACAAACTCAATGCTTTTTTATCAAGGTGAACAGGCCAGATCTCAATACTTTCCTACACAACAACCGTATTATCAAACTTCCCCACTCCCAAATGTACCACCAACTCCTTTTGACACTGCGTACGGTGCAACTTTGTTACCGTCTCATTTGCTAATGGGATCGCCATTCGTAGCCACACCAACCACCGGACACTCTCAGTCTGCTATTTTTCAACAACCTTATATGATGACGCCCAATAGAGCCTCATTCTCTCAGATCCCATCAATGCTAAATGTAGGGAACCCTCCCTCGGCAAGAAGACAAGGAAATCAGAATGATCCCAATAGACGTCGAAGCAGTTATCGTTCGAAGGTTCCTGAAACGGATCCAAAAACATTGTTTTTGCAACCTTTCCGTATGAGTTATAAAATATTACCATCTGGTGATGATGCATATAGAACAAGATCTTTATTATTCGAAAATGTTGTCAATTCTATAGAGTTGCATACCTTCATGACGGAATTTGTTAGGTTTTCCCCTATTGAGAGTGtgtatttaataaatcacCATGACTCTGATAAACCAGATGATGATACTGAATGTAGATCTATCTTATTAAGTTTTCTCACTAGAGAAGTTTGCCTAACTTTCTACAATAATGTATTACAAAGATTAAAAGAGTTTAAAGCTAAGTTGAAGTCAGAAAACTTACGTTTGAGTTTCGTCTCaataaaatatcaagatgaaaatgaagaagaagaaaccaatATAGTTGATGAACCTTCCTTCTACACCAAGGAATCTGtctattttgaattatcaAATCCACAAGCAACAAGATCgattttaattcaatttaaaaatCCATGTTCTgaacaagaattatttgacaagaaattgaaatttttaaatcaaGAGAATAACTCAAGATATATTCTAGAATCCATCGATCTCGTCAACGTCACACAAACAGAGAACGAATTTCCTAAACATTATGCCATTTTAACTTTTATAAACATTCTTATGGCAATGGAAATATGCGATTATCTAAAGATCCATGGACCGAGATATGGAATACAAGATTGTATGTTTGTTCAAGTGATCCCAAAGGCTGTTTCATGCGTAAGTTCAAAAAGAGCGTctattatttcaaaagataatgataataatgatgaaacatTAAGTTCtcaacaaaagaaaaatgacatattgaagaattcaagCATTATAAGTTTACCATCTGCGGAAAATGACCAAGTTTCAGATGAAGAGAAATTAGATAAACtatctgaaaaattaaaaagtACTAATATCGAAGAATTGATATTAATCGTTGATACTGCTACTTACCCTAGACCTTCCTTCTTAAGTCATGATGAACATTTACCAAATGCTACATTATCtctatcttcttcatctaatcCATTTGAGCAACAATTGCCATATTCTTAcgaggaagatgatgacCAAAGAACTAATGTAAGATCAGGTTCTTTACCAGCGAATCCTCAATTTCCAAACATGCCTAATCTACCTAAAGGGTATATTTCACCGAACCCAAACATGAATTACAATACCCCGCTAATGTATCCAAATGGATATTTTGTTAACGACCCTGCATTTAGCATGAACAACAATTATAATAACAACACAAACTATAGGAATCCAATATCAAAAACATTGGAGCAACatgcaacaacaacctcaCAAGTGGTTAATTCATTAGGAGCAGATGCAGGAAATCGAACTATATATATTGGTAATATTAATTCACGTTCTAAGGTTGAAGATATTTGCAATGTGGTTCGTGGTGGTATCTTACAAAATGTTAAATACATTGAACATAAACatatttgtttcattaCATTTATTGAAGCATCTGCGGCCATTCATTTCTACGCTAATTCCTTTATTGACCCCATTGTCCTTCACAACCATACTTTAAAGATTGGATGGGGTAATTACGTAGAGCCATTACCCAAAGCCGTTGCACTAGCTGTCACAGTTGGAGCCAGTAGAAATGTTTATGTCAGTCTCCCAGAATTTGCCTTCAAggataaatttattaatgatcCTGAATATCAAGAATATCaccaaaaatataaattacCTCAAGCAGATCAATTAAGAATAGATTTTAGTAAATATGGTGGCATCGAacaaattaattatttaaaggaTAGTCATTGTTGTTGGGTCAATTTCTTAAACATTTCGGCGGCAATTCGTTTAGTCGAGGATGCACATAACCCAGTCGAAAGTAAATTCAGTGAAAAGTTTAATAATCGTTATGATGGtttaattattaattaCGGGAAGGACAGATGTGGAAACGTCAATAAAAGCTTGATGTCAAACAAAAACTCTAGATTCTATAAGAAGGTCAAGTCAATAAGTAATAATGTTAAGCTAAAGGAGTTGGAAGAAAAGAGGAAAGCAGATACTGAAAGACTAAATAGTTTAAGGAAAACTAGTAGTTCTGATGGAcaattatcaaaattagATGCTTTTGGTATAGGTATTGATACTGTATCAAACAATGAAGAGGATGGGAACATCGAGAAGGGAAATACACTTTCAAAGATTGATACTGATGTTAATGGATTCAATGCGCTAGGGTTTAAGATTGAACCTAAGCATGATATGATGAATGAAACTATGGATAATAATACAGAAGGAAATAATACTTTGGAAAACATAAGCTCAGATGAGTCGTCTAATATTGAACTAATGATTAGTTCTCCCAAGGAATCTGTTCAAAAGGGAGACGTAATTACAAATCAGAAACCACATTCGAACAATCATCATAATTTCAAGagaaattcatcatcaaatagACAGCGATACAAAGAAACAGATACTCAGAACACACatagaaataataataattccaacGCAACATTTGCGCCAAACAAAGAATTTGGCTTTGGTATCTCTCCTAATGTCGATGAGCATCAAAAGAACAATAAGAAGCATAACACCAATGATAAAGAAGCGAGGGTCATTCCTGGGTCGGACGTTATGGCGCAATACTTGGCGCAGTTACAACATTCGACATTTATGTATGCCGCAAACATTCTTGGAGCCTCTGCTGAAGATGGGTCGTATTATGATGAATCAAATGCATAA
- the NCAS0B00270 gene encoding uncharacterized protein (ancestral locus Anc_8.850), with translation MNSSPSTQRRRRSSQHDNSPEYISEIRKQRANKWQRIRESRMQQGLDPDIPPELQFQRRPFLTLHDNEPDNGESKHEFSILTYNCLAQGLIMRDMFPESGNALKWTRRSKTMINELKYYNPDIMCLQEIDFKYVKEFWSVQFKSLGYSFKFFKKEKKIHGVVIAWRDSIFKFYDQCQVDFDELLAGDIPPRTKTRNIGLIVALQFLDNNNNNPSRESHGIVVATTHLFWHPFGTFERTRQCYLMLSEMNKFLSFLNEHSGITNWYPFLTGDFNSQPKDAPYMSMTTKPIQYHDEMRTVIECSTSYTYSKKRNGDMDVNEKEQSDSEEDEEFIKKQPTDPRPAFFQPTKEQAALVNTIQQLHNSLPFRAISLYSVGYRNVHPENSFINNTRGEPEFSSWGIHWSGLLDYIFYIKAWNLKDKNDDVETLETFEKTNTLKILGFLKLPLRKEMAHHSQPYEGEYPSDHLALMCKLQLTK, from the coding sequence ATGAACTCATCACCTTCCACACAACGAAGAAGGAGAAGTTCCCAACACGATAATTCTCCAGAATACATAAGTGAAATAAGGAAACAAAGAGCCAATAAATGGCAGCGCATCAGAGAATCACGAATGCAACAGGGTCTTGACCCTGATATACCACCAGAATtacaatttcaaagaagacCATTCTTGACATTGCATGATAATGAACCTGACAACGGTGAGAGCAAACATGAATTCTCCATATTGACTTATAATTGTTTGGCACAAGGTTTAATTATGAGAGATATGTTCCCTGAGAGTGGGAACGCCTTGAAATGGACAAGAAGATCAAAAACAAtgattaatgaattgaaatattataatcCAGATATTATGTGTTTGCAAGAAATTGACTTTAAATACGTGAAGGAATTTTGGTCAGTACAATTTAAATCGTTGGGTTActcattcaaattctttaagaaggagaaaaaaatacatGGTGTCGTTATTGCATGGAGGGATAgcatctttaaattttatgatCAGTGCCAAGTggattttgatgaattattggcCGGTGACATCCCGCCACGGACAAAGACAAGAAATATTGGATTAATAGTAGCATTACAATTTTTGgacaataataacaacaatcCATCAAGAGAATCACATGGAATCGTCGTGGCCACAACACATTTATTTTGGCATCCATTTGGTACTTTTGAAAGAACAAGACAATGCTATTTAATGCTATCtgaaatgaataaatttttgtCATTTCTTAATGAGCATTCAGGTATTACAAATTGGTATCCCTTCCTTACTGGTGATTTTAATTCACAACCAAAGGATGCACCATATATGTCCATGACAACAAAACCTATTCAATATCATGATGAAATGCGAACTGTCATTGAATGTAGTACATCTTACACATACTCCAAAAAGAGAAATGGTGATATGGATGTAaatgaaaaggaacaatcagattctgaagaagacgaagaatttattaaaaagCAACCGACAGATCCAAGACCAGCTTTTTTTCAACCTACTAAAGAGCAGGCTGCTTTAGTAAACACTATTCAACAATTGCATAATTCTTTACCCTTCAGAgcaatttctttatattcTGTGGGGTATAGGAACGTACATCCCgaaaattcattcattaataataccAGAGGTGAACCTGAATTTTCCAGCTGGGGTATTCATTGGTCTGGATTATTggattatatattttatatcaAGGCATGGAATTTAAAGGACAAAAATGATGACGTAGAAACGTTGGAAACCTTCGAGAAAACCAACacattaaaaatattgggGTTCTTGAAACTGCCCTTACGGAAAGAGATGGCTCATCATTCACAACCATACGAGGGGGAATACCCCAGTGATCATTTAGCATTAATGTGTAAGTTGCAGCTTACTAAATAA
- the GTR1 gene encoding Rag GTPase GTR1 (ancestral locus Anc_8.855), whose protein sequence is MSTPMNATSNNRKKLLLMGRSGSGKSSMRSIIFSNYSAFDTRRLGATIDVEHSHLRFLGNMTLNLWDCGGQDVFMENYFTKQKDHIFQMVQVLIHVFDVESTDVIKDIEIFTRALKQLKKYSPEAKIFVLLHKMDLVQLDKRNDLFEIMMGKLQETSSEFGFPNLVGFPTSIWDESLYKAWSQIVCSLIPNMTIHQSNLKSLKSILNAYEIILFERTTFLVICSSNMNMQNGGVEVLDPKIFEKISNIMKNFKQNCTKLKSEFRTLILNDSIYVCELSSNMVCFIVLNDPNDSREMVLENIRKAKELFQ, encoded by the coding sequence ATGAGTACACCAATGAATGCAACGTCGAACAACAGAAAGAAACTGCTACTGATGGGGAGATCTGGTTCAGGGAAGTCATCAATGAGGTCGATCATATTCAGTAATTATTCCGCCTTTGATACGCGTAGACTGGGTGCCACGATTGATGTGGAGCATTCACATCTCAGGTTTTTGGGGAATATGACTTTAAACCTTTGGGATTGTGGTGGTCAGGATGTATTTATGGAGAACTATTTTACCAAGCAGAAAGATCATATTTTCCAGATGGTTCAAGTGTTAATTCATGTCTTTGATGTTGAATCCACCGATGTGATCAAAGATATTGAGATTTTCACTAGGGCTttaaaacaattgaagaagtatTCACCGGAGGCTAAGATATTTGTTTTGTTACATAAGATGGATTTAGTACAATTAGATAAGAGgaatgatttatttgaaattatgaTGGGTAAATTACAAGAAACTTCATCAGAGTTTGGGTTCCCCAATTTGGTTGGGTTCCCCACTTCTATTTGGGATGAAAGTTTATATAAGGCATGGTCACAAATTGTTTGTTCATTAATACCTAATATGACCATACATCAATCCAatttaaaatcattaaagaGTATATTAAATGcatatgaaattattttatttgaaagaacaaCTTTTTTGGTTATTTGTTCAAGTAATATGAATATGCAAAATGGTGGAGTGGAAGTATTAGATcctaaaatatttgaaaaaatttccaatataatgaagaattttaaACAAAATTGTACTAAATTAAAGAGTGAATTTAGAACACTTATATTAAATGATTCCATTTATGTTTGCGAATTATCATCCAATATGGTATGTTTTATTGTATTGAATGATCCTAATGATTCTCGAGAGATGgtattggaaaatataaGGAAGGCGAAGgaattgtttcaataa
- the MRPL33 gene encoding mitochondrial 54S ribosomal protein uL30m (ancestral locus Anc_8.851) translates to MVYYKITLARSVIGLPQATRDIVKTLGLGKRGSVIYRQVTPAIAGSMIKVKEIIDVEVTKDSLNKFEQRQLRKSNPGFVVEKRSDLLG, encoded by the coding sequence atgGTTTATTATAAGATAACGTTAGCTAGGTCTGTGATTGGATTACCTCAAGCGACGAGAGATATAGTGAAGACGTTAGGTTTAGGTAAGAGGGGATCTGTGATATATAGACAAGTGACGCCTGCTATTGCTGGTTCAATGATAAAAGTGAAAGAGATTATCGATGTGGAAGTGACGAAAGATTCGTTGAATAAGTTTGAACAACGGCAATTAAGGAAATCAAATCCTGGGTTTGTTGTCGAGAAACGATCGGATTTACTgggataa
- the NDI1 gene encoding NADH-ubiquinone reductase (H(+)-translocating) NDI1 (ancestral locus Anc_8.854) has translation MLSLVSKNKPAISASVLASARIIRLASTSATATTSATSPTSSSKPETSAVKRSGTGPMSFKTRKAIETEYNDKPTVVILGSGWGAISFLKHIDTKRYNVSIISPRNYFLFTPLLPSAPVGTVDEKSIIEPVVNFALKKKGNVTYYEATATSINTDRNTVTIDSLSNVASLNGSSKSSNIAALQQNDSAEVKYDYLITAVGAEPNTFGIPGVEKYGNFLKEIPHSLQIRKKFAANLDQANMLPPGDPERKRLLSIVVVGGGPTGVETAGELQDYVNEDLRKFLPSLADEVQIHLVEALPIVLNMFEKKLSSYAQTVLEKTSIKIHLKTAVSKVEANHLVAKTKNDDGTTTEETIPYGTLIWATGNKARPIVTDLFKKIPEQAKNTRALTINNYLQVIGTKNVFAIGDNAFIGLPPTAQVAHQQAEYLAKSFDKMSQLPQFHEKLANRKNKYDLLFEENKFKKFNYIHFGALAYLGSEKAIANITYGKRSLYTGGGLITFYIWRLSYLAMLLSARLRFKVITDWMKLAFFKRDFFKGL, from the coding sequence ATGCTATCTCTGGTGTCCAAGAACAAACCGGCCATCTCTGCCTCAGTCCTGGCCTCCGCTCGAATAATTAGACTGGCCTCGACATCTGCTACGGCCACCACATCCGCTACATCACCTACATCCTCTTCCAAACCTGAAACTTCCGCTGTAAAGAGATCGGGCACGGGTCCCATGTCTTTCAAGACCCGCAAAGCCATCGAGACTGAATACAACGATAAACCAACCGTAGTAATCCTAGGCTCAGGTTGGGGCGCCATCTCTTTCTTAAAACATATAGATACAAAAAGATATAACGTATCCATCATATCACCAAGAAATTACTTCCTGTTCACTCCATTACTACCTTCTGCCCCCGTAGGAACTGTAGATGAAAAATCTATCATCGAACCAGTGGTAAATTTCGCtctgaagaaaaagggGAACGTCACTTATTATGAGGCAACCGCTACATCTATTAACACAGATAGAAATACAGTCACCATCGACTCACTTTCCAACGTGGCAAGTTTAAATGGAAGCAGCaaatcttccaatattGCTGCATTACAACAAAATGATTCCGCCGAAGTTAAATACGATTATTTAATCACTGCCGTCGGTGCAGAACCAAATACTTTTGGTATCCCAGGTGTAGAAAAATATGGGAACTTCTTAAAGGAAATCCCACATTCTTTACAAATTAGAAAGAAATTCGCTGCTAACTTGGATCAGGCAAATATGTTACCTCCAGGTGATCcagaaaggaaaagattattatcCATTGTAGTGGTCGGAGGTGGACCTACAGGTGTGGAAACTGCAGGTGAATTACAAGATTATGttaatgaagatttaaGAAAATTCTTACCTAGTCTTGCTGATGAGGTACAAATTCATTTGGTCGAGGCATTACCCATTGTCCTGAACatgtttgaaaaaaaattatcttCATATGCTCAAACTGTTTTGGAAAAGACTTCAATTaagattcatttgaaaactGCGGTTTCTAAAGTGGAAGCAAATCATCTGGTAGCAAAGACCAAGAATGATGATGGCACAACTACTGAAGAGACAATCCCATACGGTACTTTAATTTGGGCTACAGGGAATAAGGCAAGACCCATCGTCActgatttatttaaaaaaatcCCCGAACAAGCTAAAAATACAAGAGCTTTAACCattaataattatttacaaGTTATTGGTACTAAAAATGTCTTTGCCATTGGAGATAACGCATTCATTGGATTACCACCAACGGCACAAGTGGCACATCAACAAGCTGAATATTTAGCTAAATCTTTCGATAAGATGTCACAATTACCTCAATTCCATGAAAAATTAGCAAATaggaaaaataaatatgatttattatttgaagaaaataaattcaaaaaatttaattatattcatttcGGTGCATTAGCATACTTGGGTTCAGAAAAGGCAATTGCAAATATTACTTATGGTAAAAGATCATTATATACAGGCGGTGGTTTAATCACTTTTTACATTTGGAGATTATCCTATTTGGCAATGTTATTATCGGCAAGATTAAGATTCAAAGTCATTACAGATTGGATGAAATTAGCATTCTTCAAGAGAGATTTCTTTAAGGGAttataa
- the NCAS0B00250 gene encoding uncharacterized protein (ancestral locus Anc_8.852), whose protein sequence is MQSNPYYPYNGTKDWNNPNYQCIYRRDSVPNNTSPMLGSPQRQQQQYHYNTSPNKNNHAPQYNKYNNGSYYNYYKNFPPSFNSRRNSINKNVSPTKMKFNSSSSSPSSPTKSMANSVANFIHIVEINNFNQVPKDTISNYQNHNIKERYFTKQNNITNNTEKLKPIINVVPKSNSKIVIYKLTSNNHNNNNNKSNALGNPKTKKMNSIIKQHLNSFNIDDTNTKDLKLINKKLESLKLQSPSQKKSHRSLMNLTHQPATMENSFELSFDGKALDKSDILRIVDSFTMAFSDEEIDTNENENNNILPADLLNMDHHY, encoded by the coding sequence ATGCAGTCGAACCCTTACTACCCGTACAATGGAACTAAGGACTGGAACAACCCAAACTACCAATGCATATACAGGAGAGATTCCGTCCCCAACAACACTTCACCAATGCTGGGATCCCCGCAAAgacaacagcaacaataTCATTACAACACAAGCCCGAACAAGAATAACCATGCGCCACAGTATAACAAGTATAATAATGGATCGTATTACAATTATTACAAGAATTTCCCTCCATCTTTCAACTCGAGAAGAAATAgcataaataaaaatgtaTCACCaacaaaaatgaaatttaaCTCATCATCGTCTTCTCCCTCATCACCTACTAAATCAATGGCAAACTCAGTGGCAAATTTTATCCACATTgttgaaataaataattttaatcaAGTACCAAAGGACactatttcaaattatcaaaatcataATATAAAGGAAAGATATTTcacaaaacaaaataatatcacTAATAAcactgaaaaattgaaaccaataataaatgtAGTTCCGAAAAGCAATAGTAAGATTGTCATATATAAATTGACAAGTAATAATcataacaataataataacaaatcAAATGCATTGGGAAATCCGAAAAcgaaaaaaatgaattcaatTATTAAGCAACATCTGAACTCATTCAATATTGATGATACTAATACAAAggatttaaaattaattaataaaaaattggaatcaTTAAAGCTGCAATCTCCATCACAAAAGAAATCACATAGatctttaatgaatttaactCATCAACCAGCAACAATGGAAAATAGTTTCGAGTTAAGTTTCGACGGTAAGGCATTAGATAAGAGTGATATTTTAAGAATCGTAGATTCATTCACAATGGCATTCtcagatgaagaaattgatacTAATGAGAAcgaaaacaataatattcttccGGCTGATCTTTTAAATATGgatcatcattattaa
- the ATR1 gene encoding borate transporter (ancestral locus Anc_8.843), whose translation MFRIFNRKSHRSEEIMESAASSITEETSIIKHGDIEEIEKDVISQTETPQLEHSKWQNPDYFQNQWQEYLFIFSCMMSQLLNQAATPQTLSIMNIITDSFNSEGGKETWLIASFPLVSGSFILISGRIGDIYGLKKTLVGGYIFFIIWSIISGLTKYSHSDTFFIVSRAFQGLSIAFILPNVMGIVGNIYKPDSNRKNIVISMIGASAPIGAFFGSLFAGLIGTEDPDQWPWAFYAFAIASAFNLAISIYSIPNSVPTNVHGFAMDWIGSVLAVIGLILLNFVWNQGPIVGWQTAYIIALLVVSVFFLALFFTYEVKYAESPLLPVEVTKNRHIIMILAALFLGWGSFGIFSFYYFSFLLNLRHYSALWAGTTYFMFAIWGTVAAVIVGAFIKKISAAFILFMSMVAFNIGIIMLSVTPVDQTYFRMNLGTMIILSFGMDMSFPAAAIILSDGLTMQYQGMAGSLANTMVNYSMSLCLGMGTTVERQINKSGNDLLKGYRGAEYLGIGLAGLGIIITAIYLGEILWGKRKQHLAANVVPDLS comes from the coding sequence ATGTTCAGGATTTTCAATAGAAAATCTCATCGatctgaagaaattatGGAATCAGCAGCTTCGTCCATTACGGAGGAAACCTCCATCATAAAACATGGtgacattgaagaaatagaaaAGGATGTTATATCACAGACAGAAACCCCTCAACTTGAGCATTCTAAATGGCAGAATCCAgattattttcaaaatcaatggCAAGAATACCTCTTCATATTCTCTTGTATGATGAGTCAACTGCTGAATCAGGCGGCTACGCCGCAGACGTTATCcattatgaatattattacagATTCTTTCAACTCAGAAGGTGGAAAGGAAACATGGCTAATTGCATCATTTCCCCTTGTATCAGGCTCCTTCATTTTAATTAGTGGCAGAATTGGTGACATATATGGTTTAAAAAAAACTTTAGTTGGTGGTtatatcttctttatcatttGGTCGATTATCTCTGGTTTAACCAAATATTCACACAGCGATACATTTTTTATTGTGAGTAGAGCATTCCAAGGATTAAGTATTGCATTCATTTTGCCAAATGTTATGGGAATAGTGGGTAACATTTATAAGCCTGATAGcaatagaaaaaatattgttataAGTATGATTGGAGCTTCAGCACCTATCGGCGCATTTTTTGGGAGTCTCTTTGCTGGTTTGATTGGAACAGAAGATCCAGATCAGTGGCCTTGGGCATTTTATGCTTTTGCAATTGCATCTGCTTTTAATTTAGCCATTTCTATTTATTCCATACCGAATAGTGTGCCAACAAACGTCCATGGCTTTGCTATGGATTGGATTGGTTCAGTCTTGGCAGTTATTGGATTGAtcttattgaattttgtaTGGAACCAAGGTCCCATTGTTGGATGGCAAACAGCGTATATTATAGCTTTATTGGTCGTATCAGTGTTTTTTCTAGCATTATTCTTCACATATGAAGTAAAGTATGCAGAATCACCTTTATTACCAGTTGAGGTCACGAAAAACCGTCATATTATAATGATTCTTGCTGCCTTATTTTTAGGCTGGGGATCTTTCGGAATCTTCTCCTTTTACTACTTCTCTTTCCTTCTGAATTTAAGACATTATTCAGCTCTGTGGGCAGGTACCACATATTTTATGTTCGCCATATGGGGAACCGTCGCTGCTGTGATAGTTGGGGcctttattaaaaaaatatccGCAGctttcattcttttcatgTCTATGGTTGCCTTTAATATTGGTATCATTATGCTGAGTGTCACACCTGTTGATCAAACTTATTTCCGTATGAATTTGGGAACTATGATAATCTTAAGTTTTGGAATGGATATGTCATTCCCTGCAGCTGCTATTATACTAAGTGATGGTCTGACTATGCAATATCAAGGTATGGCAGGTTCACTAGCTAATACTATGGTGAATTATTCAATGTCTTTGTGTCTTGGTATGGGTACAACTGTTGAACgtcaaattaataaatctGGAAACGATTTGCTAAAAGGCTACAGAGGTGCCGAATACCTAGGTATTGGTTTGGCCGGATTGGGTATTATTATAACGGCAATTTATCTAGGAGAGATATTATGGGGTAAACGAAAACAGCACTTGGCAGCAAATGTTGTCCCTGATTTAAGTTGA